A section of the Cytophagia bacterium CHB2 genome encodes:
- a CDS encoding Uma2 family endonuclease: MTNSISTIGESTAPNAAEALAESAGIPIEQRTDITVDELERMSLPYPAELYDGRIIYKMSNFEHGVIHENVAYKIRNYLENHPVGLLSGNANYRLRPERKRDSRAPDISLVTNDRLPQSRRRYLPWPRIWRLKSSRPAPVSTR, from the coding sequence ATGACAAATTCCATTTCGACAATAGGCGAGAGCACGGCTCCAAACGCCGCTGAGGCCTTGGCAGAGAGCGCCGGCATCCCGATCGAGCAGCGCACGGATATCACCGTTGACGAGCTTGAACGCATGTCGTTGCCTTATCCTGCCGAGCTCTATGATGGAAGGATTATTTACAAAATGTCGAACTTTGAGCATGGCGTCATCCACGAAAACGTTGCGTATAAGATTCGCAACTATCTCGAGAATCATCCCGTTGGCCTGCTTTCCGGCAATGCCAATTATCGCCTTCGTCCGGAACGCAAAAGAGATTCCCGTGCGCCGGACATTTCCTTGGTCACAAATGATCGCCTTCCCCAGAGCCGGCGGCGTTACTTGCCCTGGCCCCGGATCTGGCGATTGAAATCCTCTCGCCCAGCGCCAGTTTCGACAAGGTAA
- a CDS encoding S9 family peptidase: protein MRVFAVSIVMTLSFVTVAAQTQTSVKPQLTVEWIMREAHGLLGLPKQLRWSEDAQSLYFMWNPERAEADSLYQINRRGGVPGKVPLKTQKDLVPSHGVYSRDYSQKVFERDGDIFIVHTKTGRQTPVTSTIAREGSPRFSLREDAIIFERENNLFSWEITTGKLTQLTDFRSGAAPVEKGPRTEEQKYLAQEELRLIQILRERKEKEDLGKARNKLLELKRPKTIYLGEADLQNPQLSPDGGFVTFVLRKRAKEGQTAIVPNYVTETGFTEDIRTREKVGEPQATYQFGYWDIATDTVLYLKPDSLPEIFTERDFTATPQKSKKDSATASDKRMARSVMWHGPFWSDDGKHAFVVVTSLDSKDRWIAELRLPKGALRALDHQHDAAWIGGPSIYSRWSAGEVGWMPDNERVWFCSEESGYSHLYTVNVKTGKKQALTSGNFEIFSPFISRDKKHWYFTSNEAHPGERHFYLMPINGGKRTPLTMMTGNNDVELAPDESMLAILHSSINKPWEIYLQPNQPGAKATRLTHSTTEAFRSYPWREPELITYPARDGKQVYARLYRPAQSNGAAVIFVHGAGYLQNAHKWWSSYFREYMFHNLLADLGYTVLDPDYRASAGYGRDWRTAIYRHMGGKDLEDVVDGAKYLTEQHGVDAKRIGVYGGSYGGFITLMAMFTTPEVFAAGAALRPVTDWAHYNHGYTANILNIPIADTLAYRRSSPIYFAEGLQGALLMCHGMVDVNVHFQDTVRLAQRLIELGKDNWEVAIYPMEDHGFKEISSWTDEYKRILKLFEENLGGKQEGGK from the coding sequence ATGCGCGTGTTTGCCGTCTCTATCGTGATGACGCTGTCTTTTGTAACTGTTGCAGCACAAACACAAACTTCCGTCAAACCTCAGCTCACGGTCGAATGGATCATGCGCGAGGCGCATGGGCTGCTGGGCCTGCCCAAACAGCTTCGCTGGTCGGAGGATGCTCAGAGCTTGTATTTCATGTGGAATCCCGAACGGGCGGAGGCCGATTCGTTGTATCAAATCAATCGGCGCGGCGGCGTCCCGGGCAAGGTTCCTCTCAAGACGCAGAAAGATCTCGTGCCTTCACACGGGGTGTATTCGCGCGATTATTCTCAAAAGGTATTTGAGCGCGACGGCGATATTTTCATCGTTCATACCAAAACCGGCAGGCAAACACCGGTGACCAGCACGATTGCAAGAGAGGGGAGCCCTCGTTTTTCCTTGCGGGAAGATGCCATCATTTTTGAGCGTGAAAACAACCTTTTTTCCTGGGAAATTACGACTGGCAAACTCACGCAGCTCACCGATTTTCGTTCCGGCGCAGCGCCTGTTGAAAAAGGCCCGCGGACTGAGGAGCAAAAATATCTCGCACAGGAAGAATTGCGGTTGATACAGATTTTGCGCGAGCGCAAAGAAAAAGAAGACCTGGGCAAGGCCCGCAATAAACTCCTTGAACTCAAACGGCCAAAGACCATTTATCTTGGTGAAGCAGATTTGCAGAACCCGCAACTTTCACCCGACGGCGGCTTTGTGACCTTTGTGTTGCGCAAAAGAGCCAAAGAGGGGCAGACTGCAATTGTGCCGAACTATGTCACCGAAACCGGTTTTACGGAAGATATCCGCACGCGTGAAAAAGTCGGTGAGCCGCAGGCAACATATCAATTCGGTTATTGGGATATAGCGACAGACACTGTGCTTTATCTCAAACCCGACAGCCTGCCGGAGATTTTTACCGAGCGCGATTTTACCGCAACGCCGCAAAAATCAAAAAAGGATTCTGCCACGGCGTCCGATAAACGCATGGCTCGATCCGTTATGTGGCATGGCCCTTTTTGGAGTGATGATGGCAAGCACGCGTTCGTGGTGGTCACTTCGTTAGACAGCAAAGATCGTTGGATTGCTGAACTTCGTCTGCCGAAAGGTGCATTGCGCGCGCTCGATCATCAACATGATGCAGCTTGGATCGGCGGCCCGAGTATTTACAGCCGGTGGTCCGCCGGCGAAGTCGGTTGGATGCCGGATAACGAACGTGTGTGGTTTTGTTCGGAGGAAAGCGGCTATTCGCATCTTTATACTGTGAACGTGAAAACCGGTAAGAAGCAAGCGTTGACCAGCGGCAATTTTGAAATTTTTTCGCCATTTATTTCGCGCGACAAGAAACATTGGTATTTCACCAGCAATGAAGCGCATCCCGGCGAGCGGCATTTTTATTTAATGCCAATAAACGGCGGCAAACGCACGCCATTAACGATGATGACGGGAAACAACGATGTCGAACTAGCGCCGGATGAATCCATGCTCGCGATCTTGCATTCCAGTATCAATAAACCGTGGGAAATCTATTTGCAGCCGAATCAACCTGGCGCTAAAGCCACGCGCCTCACGCATTCGACAACTGAGGCGTTTAGGAGTTATCCCTGGCGAGAACCGGAGTTGATTACCTATCCTGCGCGCGACGGCAAGCAGGTGTATGCGCGTTTATACCGGCCCGCGCAATCGAATGGTGCTGCCGTGATTTTTGTGCACGGCGCGGGCTATCTTCAAAACGCGCACAAATGGTGGTCAAGTTATTTTCGCGAGTATATGTTCCACAATCTGCTTGCGGATTTGGGCTACACCGTGCTCGATCCCGATTATCGCGCCAGCGCCGGTTATGGCCGCGATTGGCGCACAGCAATTTATCGTCACATGGGCGGTAAGGATTTGGAGGATGTTGTTGATGGTGCGAAGTACCTGACCGAACAGCATGGTGTCGACGCCAAACGCATTGGCGTTTATGGCGGCAGTTACGGCGGCTTTATTACGTTGATGGCTATGTTTACGACGCCTGAGGTGTTTGCCGCAGGCGCGGCGCTGCGGCCGGTGACAGATTGGGCGCATTACAATCATGGTTACACCGCCAACATTCTCAATATTCCGATTGCAGATACACTCGCGTACCGCCGCAGCTCGCCGATTTATTTTGCGGAGGGTTTGCAAGGAGCGCTGCTCATGTGTCACGGCATGGTGGATGTCAACGTCCATTTTCAAGACACGGTTCGCCTGGCGCAGCGTTTGATTGAATTGGGCAAGGATAATTGGGAAGTGGCAATCTATCCGATGGAAGATCACGGCTTCAAGGAAATCAGTTCGTGGACAGATGAATACAAGCGGATTCTGAAGCTGTTCGAAGAAAACCTGGGCGGGAAGCAGGAGGGAGGAAAGTGA